The sequence below is a genomic window from Silene latifolia isolate original U9 population chromosome 7, ASM4854445v1, whole genome shotgun sequence.
ACTAGAAACACTAAAAACATcataccaaaaacaaaacatcccgtgaatttcacgagttaattaaattccttagcCAAAATTTCATGAGAAATTCAATATATCATTTATAAAAAGTGATACTTtgaacaaaatacaaaaatcaaaataaaaaaataacaaaatcATAGTTTAAAATAAATTAACATCAATTAGAGAAGATTTGAAATTGTTTaattaaaatcaaaaaaaaaaaatttaatttttgttttaagaGCTGAAAAACTCGAAAATTATACATCGTAGGTCCCTAATTTTGAGTACCTAAAGTTTTCTTAAGTAACAAAAatatacttttataaaaataacgattttctcaaaaaatataaaataaaatcaaaattttcattttttcaaattttaaaattactttttttttttacatctAGAAAATCCGAtctatttttaaaaataaaacaccCAATTATGTTTTTTATGATATGAGAAAATGTATTTATCATGAGATTTTGGTATAAGATTTAATTTCACTTTTTACAAAATTTAAGGGGGTTAATTATTCCAGCTTAACCTTAAAGGGTTGAATCTCATGATTAGACTAAGGACAAAGTTATTTGGTTCACCGTATTAGATTTATGGAAAGTGTAAGGACGACACCGGGTGTTATCGAGTTTCGGTAACACtcttataaaaaaataaaaccgCAATCTTTTGTATACCTTTTAAGTTATTTACTTCTCTACTTTTTAATTCTATTTCAAGTTACTAAAACAAACTACAAAGAAAACAAAATTTACCCGAGTTATACCGGATACCATATCTACGGTTTCCGGATATATGAATACTAAAAATTGAGATTTTAaaattaaaatcgaattccggttATACTCACCCCTAATTTAACCGATGTAAAATTAGTAATAAAAGAATAGAAAAATAGAAAACGATCTAATGATTAGATGTGATTGATTTATCGTCTAGGATACTAAGTCTCGGTACCACCCTCTCGTATCAGTCAAACGAAAACAATGAATATGAGATGGACTGAAATCAAATGTAACAAGATAAATGAAAGTTAAAAGAAGAAATTAAATTACCAAAAACATGGTATTGGATAGCAAGATGAAGGAGAGTCTCCTTAGAACGATTCACTACACCAGCAAGATAATCATCCTTCTCAACCAAATACACGGCTAGCGAAACATTGCCGAATAGAAGCGCTACGTGAGCCGGCGTGTTGTCATCCTTATTCACCACCCTCCACGGGAACACCCTCTCACTGCCACATTGGGTAGAAAAATACTCATAAAGTTGGTGGACAACAGCTTCGTCCCCGACCTCGGCCGCAATGTGGATCGGAGTGTTCCCGTGGCGGTTCTGGTCACATATTAGCGACTCGCAGGTTGACGCCTTCGGGAGGCTTTTGAGGGCTTTTTGTATAAAATGGATTTGGTGGTGTTGGGCTGCTATGTGCAGTATATTGTTGTTTTGGGACGTTTTTCTTAGTAATTGCTCGTCATTTTTGTTGCTAAATACGTTAACGTCGCCTACGACTGCTGCGTAGTAGACTTCGTCTTCCATTAATTCCGCCATTGATCGCCTTATTCGCCTTTGTTTTTTTCTCAGGTTCCGGAGGTTTGTAGAGAAATCCAAGTCAACGAttctatcactactacaaatccaggcaaatacaacgcccctttaacaacgattattcacgaaaatcacagtagacgttgtagaatgtatggcgcgaattttactaaaatcaattacaacgggtatggttataaaaaccgttgttattagttttaacaacgggtcacacatgcacaaccgttgttaataatttggcgcaaaattggcgcaaagttagtgaaaagtaatcacaacggttatttttgaaacccgttgttaaaacttatttaacaacgggtgttttttacaaccgttgttaaaacttttttcacaacggttgttgtttaataaccgttgtcaataccttccatactataaaccacacaaacaaagTCTGCTGCatgaccacaaaacacaacccttaatacacaaacacaaacaaagcagacaaacaaacacaaaacacatacacactctctttctctctttctctatttctctctttctcatcgtcgctttatcttctcgccgtcactgtgatttcatcgtctattacgttctgtatttatcaggtaaatctcgccgtctttgttagtttcatcgtcattattttctttttctatttatttcttttgcatgtatgtgtttttatcgaccattatgttatttgtttaagtattgttcgcataattagttactaaaacaatgaagaagcaagatgaagaagataaacataattaatatatatatatatatttataaatacataaattaaaaaaaaaattacatatgtaaaaatgcaattcttatattttcatggaggatcttattgtgctctatcgtatccgtcctctcctccttggctatttggaggttccgttcagcagattgctatatcgtcatatagccgcaatcgctgcttctttgctccgtcaagccattttctttggcgtgcttcagtgcggatcgagcttccgcaaggtagctcctgaaactttcctcaatatggaggaaccggcggatgaagttgttgttgttctcgatcatggtaagagtctttaggatgaaatcattcattttgttagagtttttttagtttgatttgaaagattaagtagagtttgttttaacagttagagtttggagatgaatatatgagataatggagatgttagttgagatatgcaatgtatttatactaagcaatgtgtgggttgagttaattgctttttaattaatatatatgttaggaagttgtgccataataatcatcatcatatctctcaataatgctgcttcaaatcctattactaacccttctcattccatattatccgttcatatgtacaaaggatgtcggtaataatgcatgcatcggaattctaacaggccgtaattatgcatgcatctagtaatatttaatttaatttttttttattttttaagaacaaacaacaacggttattttaaaacaacccgttgtctttagttataacaacggttttgtatattaaaacccgttgttataactttccccccaaaattgagtcacactttccacaacgggtttttatacttaaaaccgttgttaatagttataacaacggtttctttaagaaaactaaccgttgttaaaaccttctacaacggacgctttaacaacgtccgcttttttatataacaacggtttttgaccgttgttatagcctgtatctgtagtagtgtatgaATACTTTGTAGGCGTAAAATGGATCTACAAATATATGTATACTCCGAATTAACTCATTGTTaaccgtatatatatatatgttgttctGACTTCTGACCCGTTTCACGTTTATAACCATCTCAAATAAGAATTTGCATTATTGTATTTGTTTAtatgaaatgagatttaatattgAGTCAAGACGACTTCATACTTTATTCCTGAAATAGAGTAATAGAGATGTGACATAAATGTGAACTACTCGTCACCTACCTACATGCTTCATTGACAAAGTgaagaaaatgtaaagaaatgttcAATCAATGATAAAATATGGCATGAGATTATTTCTTCTATGGGTAATGGGTCTTGACGTGTTGTCCAGATCAATACATGATTTTAAAAACAGTAAGTCTCTTTTATGATCTGcatattcgtcacaagcttgcgaGAGATCAAGTATTATTCATGTGATGtggatagataagacaaaacagattACTACTTCCTAGGCactctgcttttgtcttatctacctcaCATGGGTAATACTTGACCAGTCGCAAGCTTACGATGgatatgtccgtcacaaatgaaTATTTGTGTTTAAAAAATATACGTAATTGTCAAATCATTGTTTGAGATCTTAACTCTGCAATGAGCCAATGACCGATTGTAATTGTTCTACTCCCTCCAAGTGATATGTATCTTCCCCTTTcactaatatatgtgaggagtattttattgaaaGGAGAAGATTGATAAAACTTGAAGGGAGTATTTTCTTTAGATTTATTTTTGATTCTACATATTTCTTGCTCGAAGAGAATTATTTGCCATGGTGTTCCTCATTACTTAATACTCTCTTTGTCTAAATTATTCGTTAACTTTTGTTAATATATCCTCATAGTGAAAATAAAAGCTAAACAAATTACTGAGACAGACGAAAAAAAAGTATAAAATATATACAATGCTCCAGATTTCATACCAATATACTTTAGTAGTTCACTTTTTAATTATGGGAGATGTGCTACATGCCTACATGTGTTCATGGTGTATGTTAACCAAAGGGCGATGATAACgtcatttaacttttttttttttttaatattattcaaATACAAACTAATTATATGAGTATCTTATTATTCAATATTCACTGTCTCATAATTTGAGTGACATTAATAACAACGATAATGCATTTATCCTAAGTATTCCTAACTAGTGGGAATATAATAAGAGAAGAAAATAATTATTTACATAATTGCAATGAATAATGCATAtgcccttttttaaaaaaaaaataattgcaATGAATAATGCATATGTCCTACTGTTATCCAGCTCATCTGATGTGTGCGTAGTGAATTAGTGATGGCGTCTGCATAAAGAATTACTAGTATTTTTCTTTTGACTTCGTCAAACTCGACTATTTCTTTATAagattaatatttattatttctttcgtatcaattatttgtttactttgattaaaatattccttacaaaaattataaaaggtaaacaaataaatagaAGTAATATACTCCTCATATAGGGGGCGGATTTGGCGTGAGGGCACAACTCACAAATAGATTGAATTCGTTTTATCATTAGAATATGGTTAATTATTTGGAGAATGGGAGTACGATCCTACAAACTCACTTAATATTGCTTAAGACGGGCATTATCCATCTTAAGTTTAAGATGGGTCACATACTACCACATAGTGATAGTAAAAACAAAACTTTTGTCATTTCCTAAACAACAAGTGGGGCGATTTGTTATATATTTGACTCGTGTTAAACTTAAGAGTGTTAAGacaaatggtatccgtcttaaatgaaaatttgtaCCTACAAATTCACTTAATAAGTTAATATAGTTATTTATTTGGCAGTGAGGTACCAACTCGTATAAAAATGTAAAACTCATATTCAAACTCACTATTGGTACCCTACTAGTCTACTAGGCCATTAGTACATTACCATTACAATCTTACGCAATTGCAACATTTACAAGCGATAGGAATAGAGCGATAAATGGATACGGAATTACGTAAAGGGGCCTTTGGCAACCCAAACTTGCTTGAGACAAATGAAACATGAAACAGCAACAACTAAACAAGAATCGGTATACAAATTGTCAATAAAAAATGCTTATATATCTCATTTCAAACGGATTCAAATCATCCCATTTGATTCTCAATTAAAAACATTTCGTTGTTTCGCAGCTTCAGCAGCTTCATGTCCTACTTTCGTCAATTTTCTCCTGTTTCTATCAGGGTCTCTTTAAAT
It includes:
- the LOC141590042 gene encoding uncharacterized protein LOC141590042, which encodes MAELMEDEVYYAAVVGDVNVFSNKNDEQLLRKTSQNNNILHIAAQHHQIHFIQKALKSLPKASTCESLICDQNRHGNTPIHIAAEVGDEAVVHQLYEYFSTQCGSERVFPWRVVNKDDNTPAHVALLFGNVSLAVYLVEKDDYLAGVVNRSKETLLHLAIQYHVFETQGPGTDIWPIIEQLLQIDSSVTCWEDEDGTTPLHGAMMVSS